In Hypomesus transpacificus isolate Combined female chromosome 4, fHypTra1, whole genome shotgun sequence, the following are encoded in one genomic region:
- the LOC124467062 gene encoding uncharacterized protein LOC124467062: MRRTSSITWLQYFDTSTDTFRKSLSEKSKETLARKRELLSTTFISVAFQDFIEDMDTFGEATKRFVNYVKGDFIPNTVFHDSEKLLDPTRLVVKIKPRFSFQKPKYRVSDFILEDLLGDLPCQAEIKTSIFLHDYVDDTEKNQKGHVGGGVSQCGGKVEGRGSIKRKTTFGKLDRMELTNFMNLKTSIKRRKHIHDPGLKKNEKLVLVKDRVVTNAPFSIEGSDEVDASITGTVNIQWLKVLIVGGHFRKDDSSMKLPEKTVIAYTVKELMELNFKDDDELEADGGTLPAELISNESMNCLDKVLEALPDFEEDLQTLARLPEQTRSSLFGELRGILKDRPTFQRFLEDTVEDWSQSGTRDESVSTLLDHLPTEPIEGSHVATGLLVSVLDAMPNWALNMLANCSSSELQALNKLVLELKTNHSNFLPPETLPPKLQEGGEYNWATQLLCSASKNLHDDGNLFRETGIQPGGLLLILCIAVQGLTFLRS; this comes from the exons ATGCGTCGTACGTCATCAATCACGTGGTTACAGTACTTTGACACAAGCACCGACACATTTCGGAAAAGTCTTTCCGAAAAGTCTAAAGAGACTCTAGCTCGGAAACGCGAACTATTGTCAACGACGTTCATCTCAGTAGCCTTCCAAG ATTTTATTGAAGACATGGATACGTTTGGTGAGGCAACCAAGAGGTTTGTTAATTACGTGAAAGGGGATTTCATTCCCAACACTGTATTCCACGACTCCGAAAAACTGTTGGATCCCACAAGATTGGTTGTCAAGATCAAGCCTAGATTTAGTTTTCAGAAGCCTAAATACCGTGTGTCGGACTTTATCCTGGAAGACCTTCTAGGAGATCTACCATGTCAAGCAG AGATTAAAACAAGCATCTTTCTGCATGACTATGTCGATGATACTGAGAAGAACCAGAAAGGTCATGTGGGTGGAGGCGTGTCACAGTGTGGTGGGAAAGTGGAGGGGCGAGGGAGCATCAAACGCAAAACTACATTCGGTAAACTAGACCGAATGGAATTGACCAATTTCATGAATTTAAAGACTTCCATTAAAAG GAGGAAACATATTCATGACCCAGGGCTGAAAAAGAATGAGAAGTTGGTTCTTGTCAAGGACAGGGTAGTGACAAACGCCCCCTTCTCCATTGAAGGCTCTGACGAGGTGGACGCCTCGATTACTGGAACAGTAAATATCCAATGGTTGAAGGTGCTTATAGTTGGA gGTCATTTTAGGAAAGACGATTCATCCATGAAGCTTCCTGAAAAGACTGTCATTGCCTACACTGTCAAAGAGCTCATGG AGCTGAACTTCAAGGATGATGACGAGTTAGAGGCGGATGGTGGAACCTTACCAGCGGAATTAATATCCAATGAGTCCATGAATTGCCTAGACAAAGTACTGGAAG CCTTACCAGATTTTGAGGAGGATCTTCAGACCTTAGCTCGTCTTCCAGAGCAGACCAGATCATCTCTGTTCGGGGAGCTTCGTGGAATTCTAAAAGACAGGCCAACCTTTCAAAGGTTTCTAGAAGACACG GTTGAGGACTGGAGTCAGAGTGGGACCCGAGATGAATCCGTCAGCACCCTTTTGGATCATCTTCCAACGGAACCCATAGAAGGTTCTCATGTTGCCACCGGGTTACTGGTCAGCGTCTTAGATG CCATGCCAAATTGGGCGTTAAATATGTTGGCCAACTGCAGTTCCAGTGAACTTCAAGCTCTCAACAAACTG GTGTTGGAGCTGAAGACCAATCACAGCAACTTCCTGCCTCCTGAGACACTGCCTCCCAAGCTGCAAGAAGGCGGGGAATATAACTGGGCCACACAACTGCTCTGCTCAGCCAGTAAAAATCTACATGACGATGGTAACCTGTTTCGTGAGACAGGAATCCAACCAGGCGGGCTGCTATTGATCCTGTGCATTGCAGTTCAAGGGCTCACATTTTTGAGGAGCTAG
- the gsdmea gene encoding gasdermin-E: MFAKATANFVRHIDPDGTLIHVSRLNDSDKLVPMALVVKRNRFWFWQKPKYRPSDFTLGHLLLGDTPLCPVVSESEFLTYEGKFGDTLSSKLDAKAGNLSVNLEGRGTTKLQSSFGKLRKQEVDVMKLLQDSNERMLDMQHVLVQQMEKRAEVFAVLKERILTTTACSITETHQGQSSCAGILEVLGNPVEVCVKENGNVQVDSDVALEIPPQTVIAYSLIELEVKKSGHYVLCLQPDTLGRFEADSARSSPSQASIDTLCMVDGGQGMEDRTVGRAALSSLQKDLLRLDVHLHPLLALPENTRSALFQRLCEVMMDRTTLTDLEQLLDGWCRDEIHEVPVRWNKSACALVDLLCQGVANQTPNITLSPPPLLIAAHLLVSALEALPDDSLSLLVECSHDDLEALNTLVTRLKMSSQSLPHESPLLLRHNDREEHWAEQLSSSCVILRKEIDSLWEDIQSQPGSLPLVLCVSVHGLTSLCVGRI; the protein is encoded by the exons ATGTTTGCCAAGGCAACAGCAAACTTTGTACGCCACATCGATCCGGACGGAACCCTGATCCATGTCTCTCGCCTTAATGACTCAGACAAGCTGGTTCCCATGGCGCTGGTTGTCAAGCGCAACCGATTCTGGTTCTGGCAGAAACCCAAATACCGGCCCTCTGACTTTACCCTTGGTCACCTGCTGCTAGGAGACACACCCCTCTGTCCAG TTGTGTCGGAGTCAGAGTTCCTCACCTACGAGGGGAAGTTTGGGGACACGCTAAGCAGCAAGCTGGATGCCAAGGCAGGAAACCTCAGTGTGAACCTGGAGGGCCGGGGCACCACTAAGCTCCAATCATCATTCGGTAAActgaggaaacaggaagtagacGTTATGAAACTGCTGCAGGACTCCAACGAAAG gatGTTGGACATGCAGCATGTGCTGGTGCAGCagatggagaagagagcagaggtgTTTGCAGTGCTGAAGGAGAGGATCCTCACCACCACGGCCTGCAGTATCacagagacccaccaggggcaGAGCTCCTGTGCTGGCATCCTGGAAGTGCTGGGCAAccctgtggag gtgtgtgtgaaggagaatGGCAATGTGCAGGTGGACAGTGACGTTGCATTAGAGATTCCCCCTCAAACTGTCATCGCCTACAGCCTCATAGAGCTGGAGGTCAAGAAGAGTGGGCACtacg tgcttTGTTTACAGCCAGATACTCTTGGAAGGTTTGAGGCGGACTCTGCGaggtcctctccctcccaggcTTCCATCGATACTCTCTGCATGGTGGACGGAGGACAGGGGATGGAGGACAGGACTGTTGGGAGAGCTGCGCTAAGCTCGCTGCAGAAAG acctACTGAGGTTGGACGTCCATCTGCATCCATTGCTGGCGCTACCAGAGAACACTCGGTCTGCTCTGTTCCAGAGGCTCTGTGAGGTCATGATGGACAGAACTACACTCACAGATCTAGAACAGTTG CTGGACGGCTGGTGTAGAGATGAGATACATGAGGTTCCAGTTCGATGGAACAAGTCTGCCTGCGCCCTAGTGGACCTTCTCTGCCAAGGTGTAGCCAATCAAACTCCGAATATCACTTTGAGCCCGCCCCCTCTCCTGATCGCTGCCCACCTGCTGGTCAGCGCCTTGGAGG CTTTGCCTGATGATTCTCTAAGTCTTCTGGTAGAATGTAGCCATGACGACTTGGAAGCGCTCAATACCTTG GTGACCAGGCTGAAGATGAGCAGTCAGTCCCTCCCACACGagtctccactcctcctccggCACAATGACAGAGAAGAACACTGGGCAGAACAGCTCAGCTCGTCATGTGTGATACTGAGGAAAGAGATTGACAGCCTGTGGGAAGATATACAAAGTCAACCAGGAAGTCTTCCATTggtcctgtgtgtttctgtgcacgGACTTACTTCTCTGTGTGTTGGAAGgatttag
- the osbpl3a gene encoding oxysterol-binding protein-related protein 3a isoform X3 — MPESGDAPGHPNMTSIAIVSKETRLDKVKPPSHRKMTSSSPTHSDSSGSPKHDRNQDSWEIVEGLRGVPASMQEPDKQEGLLLKRRKWPMKGWHKRYFVLEKGILTYSKRGTDLKKGKLHGCIDVGLSVMSIKKKAKCIDLDTEDNIYHLKVKSQELFNDWVSKLRHHRVFRQNEIAMYPHERHLIPSHPCSSPHDAASMRKKFTLTKQASLHQAKVSVWLHSSEDMEKCCRDLEECESYLLELNLLLKSMEVLHRTYSAPAISALQASTYDIPKKEKRGPRRWRSKNYGKDGKDTKDSKSMLQVPSCISSSASGPPRFHASNPNLSSCEPHSQEACLESPDSPTDASRLQEDFCRLANNIHSTLKSAYSSLSAERDKLRHTVDMQAPPPAQVMGLKNSYASDSPDGSRPLVHQESNDSRGSIPESLSEFFDAQEHLLSSSSSENEVSDDDSYISDVSDSVSMDTFSNEGGSERHDSGSGGTGLPLQPRRRSALPAPSPSTGGVSLWNILRNNIGKDLSKVAMPVQLNEPLNTLQRLCEELEYSELLDTANHTKDPYQRMVYVATFAVSAYASSFFRAGSKPFNPVLGETYECDRPDKGFRFIAEQVSHHPPVSACHCDSKNFTFWQDVRWKNKFWGKSMEIVPIGTTHVTLPAFKDHYEWNKVTSCIHNILSGQRWIEHYGEMSIKNMDNDVCQCKITFVKARSWNSTVNEIEGVVTDKEGRVLHTLFGKWHEGVYQGAPPSATCIWRANPMPVNQEQYYGFTQFAVELNELEPAVKALLPPTDTRFRLDQRCLEEGNVEGAEEQKQRIEQLQRERRKVLQDNNMLHQPRFFKKSKDDTWVSTNTYWERRKDPGFSKVDFPVLW, encoded by the exons ATGCCAGAATCAGGTGATGCTCCAGGACATCCCAACATGACCTCTATCGCTATAGTTTCCAAGGAAACAAGATTGGACAAAGTTAAACCTCCGAGTCACAGaaagatgacatcatcatcacccaCCCACAGCGATAGCAGCGGCTCCCCCAAACATGACCGCAACCAG GACAGCTGGGAGATTGTGGAAGGGCTGAGGGGGGTACCAGCCAGCATGCAGGAACCAGACAAACAGGAAGGTCTCCtgctgaagaggaggaagtggcCTATGAAGGGATGGCACAAG AGGTACTTCGTTCTGGAGAAAGGTATCCTGACGTACTCGAAACGGGGGACAGAT CTCAAGAAGGGAAAACTGCATGGCTGTATCGATGTGGGTCTGTCTGTTATGTCAATCAAGAAGAAGGCCAAGTGCATAGATCTGGACACTGAGGACAATATCTATCACCTCAAG GTGAAGTCGCAGGAGCTGTTTAATGATTGGGTGTCCAAGCTCCGACATCATCGCGTGTTCCGTCAGAACGAGATCGCCATGTACCCGCACGAGAGACACCTTAtcccctctcacccctgctcctcaccccacGACGCTGCGTCCATGAGGAAG AAGTTTACTCTCACCAAACAGGCTTCCCTCCACCAGGCTAAGGTCAGCGTGTGGCTCCACTCCTCAGAAGACATGGAGAAATGCTGCAGAG ATCTTGAGGAGTGCGAGTCTTACCTGTTGGAGCTTAACCTACTGCTGAAGAGCATGGAGGTTCTCCATCGAACTTACTCTGCTCCAGCTATAAGCGCACTACAG GCCTCCACTTATGACATTCCTAAGAAGGAAAAAAGGGGCCCGAGGAGGTGGCGTTCCAAAAACTATGGTAAAGACGGCAAAGACACCAAAGACAGCAAGTCCATGCTGCAG GTCCCCAGCTGCATCTCCTCATCAGCATCAGGTCCCCCTCGTTTCCATGCCTCCAACCCCAACCTCTCTTCCTGTGAGCCCCACAGCCAGGAGGCCTGCCTCGAGTCCCCAGACTCGCCTACAGACGCATCCCGCCTCCAGGAGGACTTCTGCAGGCTCGCCAATAACA TTCACTCCACCCTGAAGTCGGCCTACTCCTCTCtgtcagcagagagagacaaactgaGACACACTGTGGACATGCAGGCTCCGCCCCCTGCACAGGTTATGGGCCTGAAAAACTCCTACGCCTCA GACTCTCCAGATGGTTCCCGCCCTCTTGTTCACCAGGAGTCCAATGACAGTAGAGGATCCATCCCTGAATCTTTGTCTGAGTTTTTTGATGCCCAGGAGCACCTTCTCTCTTCCAGCTCTTCTGAGAACGAG GTATCGGATGACGACTCGTATATCAGTGATGTCAGCGACAGTGTTTCCATGGATACCTTCAGTAACGAAGGAGGCAGTGAAAGACACGACTCAG GTTCTGGGGGTACTGGTTTGCCCCTCCAGCCTCGCCGGCGCTCTGCCctgccagcccccagccccagcacggGAGGGGTGAGCCTGTGGAACATCCTCAGGAACAACATTGGCAAGGACCTGTCCAAGGTGGCCATGCCCGTTCAGCTGAACGAGCCGCTCAACACCCTGCAGAGGCTGTGCGAGGAGCTGGAGTACAGTGAGCTTCTGGACACGGCCAATCACACCAAGGACCCCTACCAGCGCATG GTTTATGTGGCAACGTTTGCAGTGTCTGCCTACGCGTCGAGCTTCTTCAGAGCGGGGAGTAAACCTTTTAACCCTGTCCTGGGGGAGACGTACGAGTGTGACAGACCAGACAAGGGCTTCAGGTTCATAGCAGAACAG gTGAGCCATCACCCACCTGTTTCTGCATGTCACTGTGATTCTAAGAACTTCACCTTCTGGCAAG ATGTCCGATGGAAAAATAAATTCTGGGGGAAGTCCATGGAAATTGTTCCCATAGGAACCACCCATGTCACCTTACCTGC GTTCAAGGACCACTATGAGTGGAACAAAGTGACTTCCTGTATCCACAACATCCTGAGTGGTCAGCGCTGGATCGAACACTACGGAGAGATGTCAATCAAAAACATGGACAATGACGTTTGCCAGTGCAAAATCACCTTTGTCAAG GCAAGATCTTGGAACTCCACGGTGAACGAGATAGAAGGCGTGGTCACGGACAAAGAGGGGCGTGTCCTCCATACCTTATTTGGGAAGTGGCATGAGGGCGTGTACCAAGGGGCCCCTCCTTCTGCAACCTGCATTTGGAGAGCAA accctATGCCAGTGAACCAGGAGCAGTACTATGGCTTCACCCAGTTTGCAGTGGAGTTGAATGAGCTGGAACCTGCTGTAAAAGCTCTGCTGCCCCCCACTGACACACGCTTCCGCCTCgaccagag gtgtctggaggaggggaacgtggagggagcagaggagcagaAGCAGAGGATCGAGcagctccagagagagaggagaaaggtgcTACAGGACAACAACATGCTGCATCAGCCACGCTTCTTCAA GAAATCCAAGGATGACACATGGGTGAGCACCAACACGTACTGGGAGAGGCGGAAGGATCCGGGATTCTCCAAGGTGGACTTCCCTGTGTTGTGGTGA
- the osbpl3a gene encoding oxysterol-binding protein-related protein 3a isoform X2 has protein sequence MPESGDAPGHPNMTSIAIVSKETRLDKVKPPSHRKMTSSSPTHSDSSGSPKHDRNQDSWEIVEGLRGVPASMQEPDKQEGLLLKRRKWPMKGWHKRYFVLEKGILTYSKRGTDLKKGKLHGCIDVGLSVMSIKKKAKCIDLDTEDNIYHLKVKSQELFNDWVSKLRHHRVFRQNEIAMYPHERHLIPSHPCSSPHDAASMRKFTLTKQASLHQAKVSVWLHSSEDMEKCCRDLEECESYLLELNLLLKSMEVLHRTYSAPAISALQASTYDIPKKEKRGPRRWRSKNYGKDGKDTKDSKSMLQVPSCISSSASGPPRFHASNPNLSSCEPHSQEACLESPDSPTDASRLQEDFCRLANNIHSTLKSAYSSLSAERDKLRHTVDMQAPPPAQVMGLKNSYASVSMRLALCVTGVKYFIVLWDKSMTITLIIVYSSNKDSPDGSRPLVHQESNDSRGSIPESLSEFFDAQEHLLSSSSSENEVSDDDSYISDVSDSVSMDTFSNEGGSERHDSGSGGTGLPLQPRRRSALPAPSPSTGGVSLWNILRNNIGKDLSKVAMPVQLNEPLNTLQRLCEELEYSELLDTANHTKDPYQRMVYVATFAVSAYASSFFRAGSKPFNPVLGETYECDRPDKGFRFIAEQVSHHPPVSACHCDSKNFTFWQDVRWKNKFWGKSMEIVPIGTTHVTLPAFKDHYEWNKVTSCIHNILSGQRWIEHYGEMSIKNMDNDVCQCKITFVKARSWNSTVNEIEGVVTDKEGRVLHTLFGKWHEGVYQGAPPSATCIWRANPMPVNQEQYYGFTQFAVELNELEPAVKALLPPTDTRFRLDQRCLEEGNVEGAEEQKQRIEQLQRERRKVLQDNNMLHQPRFFKKSKDDTWVSTNTYWERRKDPGFSKVDFPVLW, from the exons ATGCCAGAATCAGGTGATGCTCCAGGACATCCCAACATGACCTCTATCGCTATAGTTTCCAAGGAAACAAGATTGGACAAAGTTAAACCTCCGAGTCACAGaaagatgacatcatcatcacccaCCCACAGCGATAGCAGCGGCTCCCCCAAACATGACCGCAACCAG GACAGCTGGGAGATTGTGGAAGGGCTGAGGGGGGTACCAGCCAGCATGCAGGAACCAGACAAACAGGAAGGTCTCCtgctgaagaggaggaagtggcCTATGAAGGGATGGCACAAG AGGTACTTCGTTCTGGAGAAAGGTATCCTGACGTACTCGAAACGGGGGACAGAT CTCAAGAAGGGAAAACTGCATGGCTGTATCGATGTGGGTCTGTCTGTTATGTCAATCAAGAAGAAGGCCAAGTGCATAGATCTGGACACTGAGGACAATATCTATCACCTCAAG GTGAAGTCGCAGGAGCTGTTTAATGATTGGGTGTCCAAGCTCCGACATCATCGCGTGTTCCGTCAGAACGAGATCGCCATGTACCCGCACGAGAGACACCTTAtcccctctcacccctgctcctcaccccacGACGCTGCGTCCATGAGGAAG TTTACTCTCACCAAACAGGCTTCCCTCCACCAGGCTAAGGTCAGCGTGTGGCTCCACTCCTCAGAAGACATGGAGAAATGCTGCAGAG ATCTTGAGGAGTGCGAGTCTTACCTGTTGGAGCTTAACCTACTGCTGAAGAGCATGGAGGTTCTCCATCGAACTTACTCTGCTCCAGCTATAAGCGCACTACAG GCCTCCACTTATGACATTCCTAAGAAGGAAAAAAGGGGCCCGAGGAGGTGGCGTTCCAAAAACTATGGTAAAGACGGCAAAGACACCAAAGACAGCAAGTCCATGCTGCAG GTCCCCAGCTGCATCTCCTCATCAGCATCAGGTCCCCCTCGTTTCCATGCCTCCAACCCCAACCTCTCTTCCTGTGAGCCCCACAGCCAGGAGGCCTGCCTCGAGTCCCCAGACTCGCCTACAGACGCATCCCGCCTCCAGGAGGACTTCTGCAGGCTCGCCAATAACA TTCACTCCACCCTGAAGTCGGCCTACTCCTCTCtgtcagcagagagagacaaactgaGACACACTGTGGACATGCAGGCTCCGCCCCCTGCACAGGTTATGGGCCTGAAAAACTCCTACGCCTCAGTAAGCATGCGATtggctctgtgtgtgacaggtgttaAATATTTTATTGTCTTGTGGGACAAGAGCATGACAATCACACTCATAATTGTTTATTCCTCCAATAAGGACTCTCCAGATGGTTCCCGCCCTCTTGTTCACCAGGAGTCCAATGACAGTAGAGGATCCATCCCTGAATCTTTGTCTGAGTTTTTTGATGCCCAGGAGCACCTTCTCTCTTCCAGCTCTTCTGAGAACGAG GTATCGGATGACGACTCGTATATCAGTGATGTCAGCGACAGTGTTTCCATGGATACCTTCAGTAACGAAGGAGGCAGTGAAAGACACGACTCAG GTTCTGGGGGTACTGGTTTGCCCCTCCAGCCTCGCCGGCGCTCTGCCctgccagcccccagccccagcacggGAGGGGTGAGCCTGTGGAACATCCTCAGGAACAACATTGGCAAGGACCTGTCCAAGGTGGCCATGCCCGTTCAGCTGAACGAGCCGCTCAACACCCTGCAGAGGCTGTGCGAGGAGCTGGAGTACAGTGAGCTTCTGGACACGGCCAATCACACCAAGGACCCCTACCAGCGCATG GTTTATGTGGCAACGTTTGCAGTGTCTGCCTACGCGTCGAGCTTCTTCAGAGCGGGGAGTAAACCTTTTAACCCTGTCCTGGGGGAGACGTACGAGTGTGACAGACCAGACAAGGGCTTCAGGTTCATAGCAGAACAG gTGAGCCATCACCCACCTGTTTCTGCATGTCACTGTGATTCTAAGAACTTCACCTTCTGGCAAG ATGTCCGATGGAAAAATAAATTCTGGGGGAAGTCCATGGAAATTGTTCCCATAGGAACCACCCATGTCACCTTACCTGC GTTCAAGGACCACTATGAGTGGAACAAAGTGACTTCCTGTATCCACAACATCCTGAGTGGTCAGCGCTGGATCGAACACTACGGAGAGATGTCAATCAAAAACATGGACAATGACGTTTGCCAGTGCAAAATCACCTTTGTCAAG GCAAGATCTTGGAACTCCACGGTGAACGAGATAGAAGGCGTGGTCACGGACAAAGAGGGGCGTGTCCTCCATACCTTATTTGGGAAGTGGCATGAGGGCGTGTACCAAGGGGCCCCTCCTTCTGCAACCTGCATTTGGAGAGCAA accctATGCCAGTGAACCAGGAGCAGTACTATGGCTTCACCCAGTTTGCAGTGGAGTTGAATGAGCTGGAACCTGCTGTAAAAGCTCTGCTGCCCCCCACTGACACACGCTTCCGCCTCgaccagag gtgtctggaggaggggaacgtggagggagcagaggagcagaAGCAGAGGATCGAGcagctccagagagagaggagaaaggtgcTACAGGACAACAACATGCTGCATCAGCCACGCTTCTTCAA GAAATCCAAGGATGACACATGGGTGAGCACCAACACGTACTGGGAGAGGCGGAAGGATCCGGGATTCTCCAAGGTGGACTTCCCTGTGTTGTGGTGA
- the osbpl3a gene encoding oxysterol-binding protein-related protein 3a isoform X1, with amino-acid sequence MPESGDAPGHPNMTSIAIVSKETRLDKVKPPSHRKMTSSSPTHSDSSGSPKHDRNQDSWEIVEGLRGVPASMQEPDKQEGLLLKRRKWPMKGWHKRYFVLEKGILTYSKRGTDLKKGKLHGCIDVGLSVMSIKKKAKCIDLDTEDNIYHLKVKSQELFNDWVSKLRHHRVFRQNEIAMYPHERHLIPSHPCSSPHDAASMRKKFTLTKQASLHQAKVSVWLHSSEDMEKCCRDLEECESYLLELNLLLKSMEVLHRTYSAPAISALQASTYDIPKKEKRGPRRWRSKNYGKDGKDTKDSKSMLQVPSCISSSASGPPRFHASNPNLSSCEPHSQEACLESPDSPTDASRLQEDFCRLANNIHSTLKSAYSSLSAERDKLRHTVDMQAPPPAQVMGLKNSYASVSMRLALCVTGVKYFIVLWDKSMTITLIIVYSSNKDSPDGSRPLVHQESNDSRGSIPESLSEFFDAQEHLLSSSSSENEVSDDDSYISDVSDSVSMDTFSNEGGSERHDSGSGGTGLPLQPRRRSALPAPSPSTGGVSLWNILRNNIGKDLSKVAMPVQLNEPLNTLQRLCEELEYSELLDTANHTKDPYQRMVYVATFAVSAYASSFFRAGSKPFNPVLGETYECDRPDKGFRFIAEQVSHHPPVSACHCDSKNFTFWQDVRWKNKFWGKSMEIVPIGTTHVTLPAFKDHYEWNKVTSCIHNILSGQRWIEHYGEMSIKNMDNDVCQCKITFVKARSWNSTVNEIEGVVTDKEGRVLHTLFGKWHEGVYQGAPPSATCIWRANPMPVNQEQYYGFTQFAVELNELEPAVKALLPPTDTRFRLDQRCLEEGNVEGAEEQKQRIEQLQRERRKVLQDNNMLHQPRFFKKSKDDTWVSTNTYWERRKDPGFSKVDFPVLW; translated from the exons ATGCCAGAATCAGGTGATGCTCCAGGACATCCCAACATGACCTCTATCGCTATAGTTTCCAAGGAAACAAGATTGGACAAAGTTAAACCTCCGAGTCACAGaaagatgacatcatcatcacccaCCCACAGCGATAGCAGCGGCTCCCCCAAACATGACCGCAACCAG GACAGCTGGGAGATTGTGGAAGGGCTGAGGGGGGTACCAGCCAGCATGCAGGAACCAGACAAACAGGAAGGTCTCCtgctgaagaggaggaagtggcCTATGAAGGGATGGCACAAG AGGTACTTCGTTCTGGAGAAAGGTATCCTGACGTACTCGAAACGGGGGACAGAT CTCAAGAAGGGAAAACTGCATGGCTGTATCGATGTGGGTCTGTCTGTTATGTCAATCAAGAAGAAGGCCAAGTGCATAGATCTGGACACTGAGGACAATATCTATCACCTCAAG GTGAAGTCGCAGGAGCTGTTTAATGATTGGGTGTCCAAGCTCCGACATCATCGCGTGTTCCGTCAGAACGAGATCGCCATGTACCCGCACGAGAGACACCTTAtcccctctcacccctgctcctcaccccacGACGCTGCGTCCATGAGGAAG AAGTTTACTCTCACCAAACAGGCTTCCCTCCACCAGGCTAAGGTCAGCGTGTGGCTCCACTCCTCAGAAGACATGGAGAAATGCTGCAGAG ATCTTGAGGAGTGCGAGTCTTACCTGTTGGAGCTTAACCTACTGCTGAAGAGCATGGAGGTTCTCCATCGAACTTACTCTGCTCCAGCTATAAGCGCACTACAG GCCTCCACTTATGACATTCCTAAGAAGGAAAAAAGGGGCCCGAGGAGGTGGCGTTCCAAAAACTATGGTAAAGACGGCAAAGACACCAAAGACAGCAAGTCCATGCTGCAG GTCCCCAGCTGCATCTCCTCATCAGCATCAGGTCCCCCTCGTTTCCATGCCTCCAACCCCAACCTCTCTTCCTGTGAGCCCCACAGCCAGGAGGCCTGCCTCGAGTCCCCAGACTCGCCTACAGACGCATCCCGCCTCCAGGAGGACTTCTGCAGGCTCGCCAATAACA TTCACTCCACCCTGAAGTCGGCCTACTCCTCTCtgtcagcagagagagacaaactgaGACACACTGTGGACATGCAGGCTCCGCCCCCTGCACAGGTTATGGGCCTGAAAAACTCCTACGCCTCAGTAAGCATGCGATtggctctgtgtgtgacaggtgttaAATATTTTATTGTCTTGTGGGACAAGAGCATGACAATCACACTCATAATTGTTTATTCCTCCAATAAGGACTCTCCAGATGGTTCCCGCCCTCTTGTTCACCAGGAGTCCAATGACAGTAGAGGATCCATCCCTGAATCTTTGTCTGAGTTTTTTGATGCCCAGGAGCACCTTCTCTCTTCCAGCTCTTCTGAGAACGAG GTATCGGATGACGACTCGTATATCAGTGATGTCAGCGACAGTGTTTCCATGGATACCTTCAGTAACGAAGGAGGCAGTGAAAGACACGACTCAG GTTCTGGGGGTACTGGTTTGCCCCTCCAGCCTCGCCGGCGCTCTGCCctgccagcccccagccccagcacggGAGGGGTGAGCCTGTGGAACATCCTCAGGAACAACATTGGCAAGGACCTGTCCAAGGTGGCCATGCCCGTTCAGCTGAACGAGCCGCTCAACACCCTGCAGAGGCTGTGCGAGGAGCTGGAGTACAGTGAGCTTCTGGACACGGCCAATCACACCAAGGACCCCTACCAGCGCATG GTTTATGTGGCAACGTTTGCAGTGTCTGCCTACGCGTCGAGCTTCTTCAGAGCGGGGAGTAAACCTTTTAACCCTGTCCTGGGGGAGACGTACGAGTGTGACAGACCAGACAAGGGCTTCAGGTTCATAGCAGAACAG gTGAGCCATCACCCACCTGTTTCTGCATGTCACTGTGATTCTAAGAACTTCACCTTCTGGCAAG ATGTCCGATGGAAAAATAAATTCTGGGGGAAGTCCATGGAAATTGTTCCCATAGGAACCACCCATGTCACCTTACCTGC GTTCAAGGACCACTATGAGTGGAACAAAGTGACTTCCTGTATCCACAACATCCTGAGTGGTCAGCGCTGGATCGAACACTACGGAGAGATGTCAATCAAAAACATGGACAATGACGTTTGCCAGTGCAAAATCACCTTTGTCAAG GCAAGATCTTGGAACTCCACGGTGAACGAGATAGAAGGCGTGGTCACGGACAAAGAGGGGCGTGTCCTCCATACCTTATTTGGGAAGTGGCATGAGGGCGTGTACCAAGGGGCCCCTCCTTCTGCAACCTGCATTTGGAGAGCAA accctATGCCAGTGAACCAGGAGCAGTACTATGGCTTCACCCAGTTTGCAGTGGAGTTGAATGAGCTGGAACCTGCTGTAAAAGCTCTGCTGCCCCCCACTGACACACGCTTCCGCCTCgaccagag gtgtctggaggaggggaacgtggagggagcagaggagcagaAGCAGAGGATCGAGcagctccagagagagaggagaaaggtgcTACAGGACAACAACATGCTGCATCAGCCACGCTTCTTCAA GAAATCCAAGGATGACACATGGGTGAGCACCAACACGTACTGGGAGAGGCGGAAGGATCCGGGATTCTCCAAGGTGGACTTCCCTGTGTTGTGGTGA